The genomic interval CCGTTGACGTTGCTGGCCCGCCGCCTGCTGCGTTCGGAGGTATTGCAGGTCGCGGTGCTCATCGCCTTCGTGTCGTATTTCCCCTACCGGCACATCGGCCTGTGGGATTACCACCACGTGGTGTTGGCGGTGCCGCTGCTGTTGGCGGCCCTGGTGGCGCTGGAGCAGGAGCGGTGGCGATGGTTCGCGGCGTTTCTCGGTTTGGCTCTGTTTACTAAGGAGACGGTCGCTCTGCCGGTGTTCTGTTTCGGCATCGCGCTGGTGATGCACAAGCGGCGGCGGGTGGGCGCCCTGGTGGCGGCGGCGGCCGCGGTGTATTTCGTTCTGGTCGTGCATTTCGTGCCGCACTGGTTGGGCGTCGAGAAGCTGGCGATGGATCAGTTTGACTATCTGGGTGATTCAACCGTCGCGATTCTACTTTCGCCCATCCAGCGACCGGCAGTATTTTGGGGTGAACTTCTCAACCGGCATACCCTCTTGTACGTCTGGCAATTGCTGGGACCGCTCGGCTTTTTGCCCGTGTTGGCTCCGTGGATGCTGCTGCCGGTCGTGCCGGTTTTCGCTTACCTGGCGTTGTCCGGGGGCACGAACAAGCTGACGATCGAGCATCACGATATCAGCCTGGTCCTTCCCTTTGTGTATTACGCGTTGATTCTCGGCTTGGCGCGCGTGGAGGCGTGGCTGGCGGTGGGAGAAATCGAAGCGCCGCGCTGGTGGAAGTCGCGCACGGCGGTCGCCGTGCTGTTGGTGGTCGCTTCGCTGCTGTTTTACGGCAAAAGCGATCTCTATCGCATGCGCTCGTACCGGATGACCCCGCATAAGAAACACGTGCGGATGCTGATCGAGCAGTTCATACCGCCGGACGCGGGCGTGGCGGCTAACACGTGCATCGTGCCGCACCTGCTCAACCGGCAGAAGGTGTATTTGATCCCGCGGCAGCCGCCGACGGTGCAGTACATATTCTTCGATACGAAACTGCCGTATTGTCGTTGGCCGATGAGTCTGGAGGAAAAGAAAAACTTCCCGGCGAGCGTCAACGAATCGCGATTCGAGCGCATCTACGACGATCGTGGGGTGATTATCTGGCGACAGCGACGATCCGCGATGGAGTTGTATCAATGAAAGCCATGCGCCTGTTTGTCTTTGTTTGCGGATGTCTGCTTGCCACGGTCGCGCCGGGTTGGGCCGGGGTGGCGCCGCCCTTCGATTTGCCGAACAACGACGCCGCGGCCGATCCGATGGTGCTGCAGGTGGACGGCGTCTACTACCTTTACGTCACGACGAGTTGGGACGAATTCGAAACGTGGACCAGCACCGATTTGCTGACCTGGGAATACGGCGGTGTGATCTTTAGCGCCGGGGAAGCTGGCGCCTGGAACGACGGCAAGTTGTGGGCGCCGGAAGTGCACACCGACGGCGAACAATTCTACCTCTACTATTCGGCGAACATGCATATCGGCGTCGCGGTGAGCCAAAGCCCCGCCGGGCCCTTCGTCGATGTTTACGATCACCCCTTCGTCGGTGACGGCTACGGCGGCGTGCAAGGCTTGGCGATCGACGGGCACGTATTTCTCGACGAGGACGGCCGGCGCTATTTCTACTACGCGGGATACGCGCCGTTCTCGGTGGTGCGCGGCGTGGAAATGACGAGCATGACAACCCTGGCCGAGGCCGATCACCCGATTCTGGTCGAGCCGGGGATTTTCAATTGGGAGCTGTTTGTCACCGAAGCGCCGTGGATGGTCAAGCACGACGGCGGGTATTACCTCATGTACAGCGGCTACGGCGCCGACCGGCCCGATTACGCCATTGGGTACGCGACGGCGGGCGGGCCGCTGGGCGATTTCGTCGAGTACGCTCTCAACCCGATCTTTCACCGCGACGACGCGGCGGGCATCTATGGTCCCGGGCATCATTGCGTGGTCGAGGATCCGGGCGGTCGGGCGAAAGTCATCTATCACACCAAGCAGGAGGCGGCGATCGGTTGGGATCGGGAGATTCGCGCCGCCGACTTGTGCTTCACCGCAGGCGGGCGTTTGTACGTGGGACTCGACGGTTGCACGGAAAGCGACCTGCCGGCGGACGACGATGACGACACGACCGGGGGCGACGACGATTCGTTCCCCATCGATGGTGAAGATTCGATGCGCGGGGTCGTGGATGAGGATGATGATGACTGTTGCGGCGCCGCGTGAAAAGCAGCCCGGTTCGTGATACCATTCCGCGGTGCCGGAACTACGGAGGCCGCCTTGCGCAAACTGACATGGGCCCTGCTACTCAGCTTGATCTGGATCACTACCGCGTTAGCCGCGAAAGTGGTGATGGTTGAAAAGCGGCAAGCGGTGGGCGTCGGGTATCCGCTGGAATCGTCGCGACGCATGGAGTTGCCGGACGGCCAAGTGGTCCAACTAGTGACCTGCTGCGGCTTGAACCAGGACGACTCGGCCCTCTACACCGTGCGCGACCGCGACGGCTATACGCTGGTGGACCGGAAATTCACCAGCGGGCGGTATTTTCTGGGACCCAAGGGTCGCGTGATTGCGGTGCAGAAAACGGGGCCGTCCTTCACGGTGACTTTTAGCGATCACCTGCTGCACGTGATCAAGGAAATCAAGTTGGTCGACGTGCAAAACCTCACGGTGGGCGATCGCGGTTCGGTGGCAGTGCTCGCCCGGACGAGCGAAGGCAGCGTGCTGCGGGTGTACGACGCGGCCGGCGAGCGGCGCTGGCAGGCACAGGACGCGCCGGAAGGGTCGCTGTATTTCCTACCTCAAGAAAAGCTGCTGATCGTCACGGCCGGGGATACGTTGTATCTGCACGCTCCGGACGGCGAGAACGTCAAGACCTTCAAGACCGGCGGTCCCGTGCGCTATATCGGCGCGGACCGCGGGGCGGGGTTGATGTTCTTGCTGGTAAACCGGAAAGAAGGCGCGCAGGTGCAGGCCATCGACTTGAAAAGCTACGAGGAGCGTTGGGCCCATCACGTCGCCGACCAACCGGCGGGGCATTGCGGCGAGATGGAAGTGGAACTCTCGCGCTATGTCCAGGGGGCGGGAGTCGTCGGCTTGTTGCTGCGTTGTCCGGGCGACCGCGTTCATTTCTACGTCGCGCGTTTTCTGGACAAGGACGGCAAGATGGTGGGGCAGCAAAAACTCGGCCGCCGCATCGACGCGTCCTTCTTCGAAATCGGCACTACCTTCGCCATCGTCTCCGATGGCTTCGTGTACACGTTTGCCCGGAGCGAGTAAGCGTGGCCGCGTACTAACAGCCGTTCGCATCGCGGGCGCGAATCAACCACGTGGATAGGAAACGATGCGAATCGCTTGGCTTCCACTGCTTTTAGGAATCATCCTTTTCACCGCGTGCGGCGACCCGGGCGACGGCGTGTTGTGGGGGCATTCCGACCGCGCGCTGTCGGTGGATGCCATCGAAGTCACCACGGTTTCCGGCGCGGCTTATCGTTTCGATTGGAGTTTCACGATGCTGCCCGACGCGGCGTTGCGGATCCTCGAGCATCCGAACGAGCGGCCCGTCTACACCAACCAGAGCGGTCGCTTCACGTTTCACGATGTGCCGGTTGATGAGCCCACGACGTTCGTGCTGGAAGCACCCGATTTCTTCCCGACCCAAACCGCCACGCTGCTACCCGGTAAAGACGGCATCGGCGACGTCGCGTTTCAAGTGCCGCCGACGGCGTTGACGTGGGCGATGTCGCTGTTGCTTTTCGAGGTAATCGATCCGGACAAATGCCAGATTGCTTCGACCGTGACCGAACCGGGCGGCAACCCCTGGTCGCAGGGCATAGAGGGCGCGCAGGTGTTTATCGATCCGCCGCTGCCGCCGGACCGGGGCCCATTTTATTTCATGATTGTGGAGATACCGGGTTGGCCGATTATTGATCTTCCCCTGCGTTGGCTAACCGAGACGACGGGAGACGGCGGCGTTATTTTCATCAATGTGCCGCCGGGCGATTATGTGATTTCGGCCGAGAAGGATGGCGAAGAATTTACGTCCGCCTACCTGAAATGCCGGCCCGGCGTGCTGGTCAACGCCGCGCCGCCTTACGGCCTGCAAAGGATCGACTGACGCCGTCTACTGCCTCAGTGCGTCATCACCCAAGTGTCGAACACGGTGCCGTCGGGGTCCATGGCCTCGAAGGAAGCCGTCTTGCCGACGATATCGGCCTTAATGAAGTGGTACCGCGTTTCGTACACGGTGATGTGGTCGAAGTCGTAGAACTGCTGATCAAGCGCCGAGCCGCCGCCGCCGGTGATAATGTGCACGACGCCGTTTTTCTCGCCGCGTTCGTAATCGTGTGTGTGGCCCGCGAAGAAGACATCGACGCCATACTGTTCCATGAGCGGTACGACCGACATCCGCATGAGAATTTCGCCGCGATAGCCGGGGCTGTCCCACCCTTCGGACCACGCCGGATGGTGTGAGAAGACAAAAATCCACTCCACGCCGTCATCGTTGGCCCGCTGCAATTGTTCTTCGAACCAGCGGTACTGCTTACTGCCTTGCACATACAGGCGGTTCGTGTTCAGCGAAATGAAGCGGGCGTCGCCGTAGTTGAAAGTATAGAAGCTCTCCCCGCCCGGTAGTGAGAGTAGGTGATAGTAGTAGATGGACTCGCTCTCGTGGTTGCCGATCGAGACGTACACCGGCGTGTCGGCCATCAAGTCGGCGGCCGGTCCGAAAAACTGAGCGTCATAGTGGTCGAACTGCCAACCATCGGCCACGATATCGCCTACGTTGAAAACGAAGTTCGGCGCCGTTTCGATGATGCCCTCCACAACTTCCCGGTAGGTAACCGGGTCCGAACGGTTGTCACCGAGGATCGCGAAGGTAAAGGGCGTGTCGGCTTCGACCGCGGTGTTCAAAGTGCTCATCTCGGCTTCGGCACCGTGGGAACGCACGACGTAATGGTAACGCGTGTCGGGTGAGAGCTTGGCGACGCGGATTTCGTGATGGGTTTTTTCTTCCAGATCGCACTGGTAGTAACCCAGGTCCTCGGTCGGCCCGAAGCGGACGATGCTATTACCCGGCGCGTCGGTCTCCCAGACGATACGCATGGAATTGCGCGTCACGTGCTGCAAGTAGGGCCCGCGGATGATGTTCGGAGCCTCGCCGTATCCGTAGGGTTCGCAATCTTGAATGGACGGCGTGTCGTCGTCGTCATCGTCGTCATCGTCGTCATCGACGGTGTCGTCGTCGTCATCGACGGTGTCGTTATCGTCGTCATCGTCGTCATCGACGGTGTCGTTGTCGTCGTTATCGTCGTTATGGTCATTGTCGTCGTTGTTATCGTCGTCGTCGGTGACGTCGTTGTCATCATCGTCGTCATCATCACAGGCCACGAGGCCTACGGCCAAGACGACCATCAACACGAAGAGAATCGATAGAAAAAGTTGCTTTATCACGGCTGGTACTCCATCGAGTGTTTTTCTTATCGCATACCATACAGACTTTCGCCCCGCGCCGGGCGCTCGTCAAGTCAGAATTCTCGAGCGTTAAATACGGAAGAACAGGAGTGCGAGGAATAAGGCATAGACAATGATCAACAACGAACCGGCCGGTCGTTCCATCGTTCGCGGCTCGCGGAATCTAAACAGGCAAAAAAGCATCACGGCATTGGCGATTAGGAACAGGAAGTCGACGCGGGCGTCCGCCTCGTTGAACGAAAACGGAGCGATGACGCCCGCCGTGCCGACGATCAGCAGCAAATTGAAAATGTTCGAACCGATCAGGTTGCCCAGCACCAGGCTGCTTTCGTTGCGCCGCGCCGCGGCAATGGTTGTGGCCAATTCGGGCAGGCTGGTACCGAGGGCGACGATCGTGGTGCCGATGACGCGCTCGGCGATGTTAAGTTCGCGGGCGATGTTGATCGCCGCGTCGACCATCCAGTTGGCGCCGAAAAAGAGGCCCACGCTACCAGCGAAGATGAGAATCACGGCGATCCACCAGGATTCTTTCGGCTTCGTTTCGCCTTCGGGCAACTCGGGCACGTCCTCGGGATGGCGCAAGCCGTTCCACACCGTGAGGCTGAGATAGGAACACATCGCGAGCAGGAAAAGCGTTCCGTCGTAGAGATCAATGCGGCCGTCGAAGGCCAGAAGGCCGAAAAGTACGACCACCAACAGGTGCAAGGGCAGGTCGCGGCGAAAGAGACTGGGCGTGGCGGCCAGCGGGAAGATCAGAGCGGCGATGCCCAAAATCAAGCCGGTGTTGAGCAGGTTGGACCCCACGGCGTTGCCCAACGCGATCGGCGCCGACCCTTTGACGGCGGCGAGCACGGATACGACCAGTTCCGGCAACGAGGTGCCGTAGGCGAGAATCGTCAAGCCCACCAGCAAGGGCGATAGCTTGAAAACGCGGGCGATTTTCAAGCCGCCATAGACGAGGATCTCGGCACCGAGAGCCAGGGCGATCAATCCACCGATGAAAATGCCGAACTGTATTAGCAAACCTAGCCTCCTCTTGGCCCGCACATTATAGGGGCGCGTCCGGGAATGTCGAGTTGTCACAACGAGTCGCTGGTCGCTCGACGGGGAATTCGTTATGATCGGGGCACCTTACGCAGGAGAGGGAAGTGGCGCGTAAAGCAATTTTTGTTGCCGCGGTGGTCGTGTTGATCGTATTGATGGCCGGGGTGCGAGTCGTCATCAGCGGCCACGCCGCCCGGCGGACGGCGGATCGCTTGTTGGCCGAAGGCAACGAAGACACGGCCGTGGGCTTCTACGATCGCACGTTGCACATGTACTGGCCGGGCAGCCCGGATGTCGAAGCCGCCGTGTCGCATTTAAGCGCCATGGCCGGGCGTCGGGAAACCGCGGGCGATCAAGAGGGCGCGCTGCACATCTGGCGCGTCTTGCGTAGCGGGCTGTATGCGGCGCGCGGGTTGTATCAGCCATACAAAGAGACTATCCGCCACGCGGAGGAGCGCATCGCGGCGCTGGTCGCGCTACAGAAAGGCGACCCGACCGAGCAGGCGAGGCATCTGGAAATCCTGCAACGCAGTCACGACCCCCGGCGGTCATGGTCGATGCTGGCGCTGTTGGGTTTTGCCGTTTGGCTGGGAGGCGCCGTCGGTTTCATCTGGCGCGGCTTGAGCCCGAAGGGCAAACTCCACGCACGCCCGGCGGCCGTCTGGGCGGCGGTGTTCGCGGGCGGCTACGTGCTGTGGCTGGTGGGTTTGTACTTGGCCTGATTCCCTTTTTCTATTGCCGGCACGGCAGCAGACACTCGACATAATCGCTCTGGCAGCCGATTTCGCCGAGCGGTGAAAGCGTCGATTCGAGGCAACTGCCCAACAAGAAATTGCATTGCGTGCGACAGGTATAATTCCAGTCGTGGCACGTGTACAGGGTTTGGTAGCATCCTTCGAGACAGGCGTTATCCAGGACGCTGCAATCGTCGAGGCATTCCAGCGTATCCACGAGGCATGATTCACACTGGTCGGCGCAATAGACCAAACGCGCGTCGACTTGTTTTTGGCAGCTCTTGTAAGACGGGGTGCAGTCGTTGGCGACGCAATCGGCATCGTTGCAGTTGTCTTGGCAAACCGCGTAATCGTTGAAGCACCCGTACCAATCGTCCAATCCGTAGCGCGTGCAGTAGCGATCGCAATCCGACACGTCGCCCGTGGGCGGGTCTTCGCTCCAATTCGAATTGGCGCCTATTTCTTTGGCATCACCGCCGCCGCAAGCCGCCAACCAGATTCCCAGCGCGAGAACGGCCATCGTGAGACATATCCCCGTACGCAACGACATGAACTTGCCCCTTTCAGAAGCCCATCCACATGTACATCAAGCGCGGCTGCGCCAGGTCCATGAGCTTCTCGTAATCAATCACGGAAAGATCGGCCCCGATTTCCGGAGTTTCGGCCCGGGTGAGGCTGTAGATGTTTTGCTCCGGCCGTTTGCTCGTCGAGTACAAGATGACACCCGCGTCGCTAATTTTCGCCAAGCGCTTAGCCTCTTCGATGGCGTCTTCCAGGTCGCCGATTTGGTCGACGAGGCCGAGCTTCTTCGCATCTTGGGCGTGGAGCACGCGGCCGTCGGCGAGTTTCAACACTTGTTCGCGCGTGAGATTCGGTCGGCCCTTGTCCACGACATCGACGAAACGCGCGTAGGCGTTGTCGACGATTTTCTGCAGCACTTCGCGTTCTTCGGGGGTCATTTCGTCAAAGGGATTGCCCACGTCCTTCATCGAGCCGGCTTTGATCACGCGGCTTTCCACCCCGATTTTTTCGAATAGGCCGTGGAAGCCGAACGAGTGCATGATCACACCGATACTTCCGGTGATACTCGTGGGATGGGCGACAATGGTGTCGGCGGGACAACTAACGTAATACCCGCCCGATGCCGCCACGCCCATGAAAGAAGCCACGATGGGAATTTTCGTCTTTTGTTGGAATCGCAACAACTCGCGGTAGATGATATCCGAGGCCGTCACGGTGCCGCCGGGCGAATTGACACGCAGGACAACCGCCTTGACGCGTTCGTCGCGTTCGGCTTTCTCCAGCTTGCGCCGGACGATGGCGGTGGTTGGTTCCTTATCACGCAGCCAGCCGGGTCGGCCGTATTCGACCAAGACACCCTCGATATCGAGAATGAGTATGCGGTCGTCGGTGCTCTTGCTTGCCGGTGCACGCACCAGACGCGTAGAAAGCGGCTGGTTCTGGTCGGGCAGTAAGTTCAATTCATTGCCCGAAAAGCATCCGACAGAGAACAGGAGCAGCGTGAGCAGGGCGGCGATAAGAAATGCGCTTCGTTTCATAGTTCGCTCCTCGGATAGCGGCTGTGTCGATGCTTAAGTGTCGCCGCGGCTCCCGCGCAAATCAAGGGGTAGGCGGGGCACGCAAACTTTTCACACCTTGTGCAAGCTTTTACATGAAACCTTTGCGCCGGCGACACTCAAAGTGCCTTGCCAAGTGGATTGGGGAGTTTTCGCTTCGACGCGTTTCCGGTCCGAAGTGTTGTAGGCACGTTTTCTTTTCAAGAACTTGGCGGTGAATGATCGTTCAAACGGCGCGCCGGGGTCGTTGGTTGGCACGGCTTTTGATTGCTTAAATAGACAGTGTTCGAGACGCAATCCGGGAGGTCACAATCGGAAAACGATGGACGATTTCCGGCGGGACTCCCGAGAAGTGAAATTACTCCTGTTCTTGGTTGATTGATTGCGAGACGGCGCGGGTGATTGCGGAACTCCTTGCCCTCCCGGCAACGTCGTCGGCTTGGAAAAGCCAAATCCGAACCGGGTTGCATTCCCGGCAGCCCTGTATCCCCCATAAAGGCGGGACGTCGATGGATCGGCGTTTCCGCCTTCCTCAGTTAATAGAAGCGCGATGGCCCGGCAGCGGGTCCAATGTATAAACTTTTCCGGTCGCCACCTTGCTCACGACGCCTATCCGGCGCTACATTGCCATCAAGACAGGGGAGGGACCA from Candidatus Lernaella stagnicola carries:
- a CDS encoding glycoside hydrolase family 43 protein, which codes for MKAMRLFVFVCGCLLATVAPGWAGVAPPFDLPNNDAAADPMVLQVDGVYYLYVTTSWDEFETWTSTDLLTWEYGGVIFSAGEAGAWNDGKLWAPEVHTDGEQFYLYYSANMHIGVAVSQSPAGPFVDVYDHPFVGDGYGGVQGLAIDGHVFLDEDGRRYFYYAGYAPFSVVRGVEMTSMTTLAEADHPILVEPGIFNWELFVTEAPWMVKHDGGYYLMYSGYGADRPDYAIGYATAGGPLGDFVEYALNPIFHRDDAAGIYGPGHHCVVEDPGGRAKVIYHTKQEAAIGWDREIRAADLCFTAGGRLYVGLDGCTESDLPADDDDDTTGGDDDSFPIDGEDSMRGVVDEDDDDCCGAA
- a CDS encoding calcium/sodium antiporter, translating into MLIQFGIFIGGLIALALGAEILVYGGLKIARVFKLSPLLVGLTILAYGTSLPELVVSVLAAVKGSAPIALGNAVGSNLLNTGLILGIAALIFPLAATPSLFRRDLPLHLLVVVLFGLLAFDGRIDLYDGTLFLLAMCSYLSLTVWNGLRHPEDVPELPEGETKPKESWWIAVILIFAGSVGLFFGANWMVDAAINIARELNIAERVIGTTIVALGTSLPELATTIAAARRNESSLVLGNLIGSNIFNLLLIVGTAGVIAPFSFNEADARVDFLFLIANAVMLFCLFRFREPRTMERPAGSLLIIVYALFLALLFFRI
- the sppA gene encoding signal peptide peptidase SppA, translating into MKRSAFLIAALLTLLLFSVGCFSGNELNLLPDQNQPLSTRLVRAPASKSTDDRILILDIEGVLVEYGRPGWLRDKEPTTAIVRRKLEKAERDERVKAVVLRVNSPGGTVTASDIIYRELLRFQQKTKIPIVASFMGVAASGGYYVSCPADTIVAHPTSITGSIGVIMHSFGFHGLFEKIGVESRVIKAGSMKDVGNPFDEMTPEEREVLQKIVDNAYARFVDVVDKGRPNLTREQVLKLADGRVLHAQDAKKLGLVDQIGDLEDAIEEAKRLAKISDAGVILYSTSKRPEQNIYSLTRAETPEIGADLSVIDYEKLMDLAQPRLMYMWMGF
- a CDS encoding metallophosphoesterase family protein — translated: MIKQLFLSILFVLMVVLAVGLVACDDDDDDDNDVTDDDDNNDDNDHNDDNDDNDTVDDDDDDDNDTVDDDDDTVDDDDDDDDDDDTPSIQDCEPYGYGEAPNIIRGPYLQHVTRNSMRIVWETDAPGNSIVRFGPTEDLGYYQCDLEEKTHHEIRVAKLSPDTRYHYVVRSHGAEAEMSTLNTAVEADTPFTFAILGDNRSDPVTYREVVEGIIETAPNFVFNVGDIVADGWQFDHYDAQFFGPAADLMADTPVYVSIGNHESESIYYYHLLSLPGGESFYTFNYGDARFISLNTNRLYVQGSKQYRWFEEQLQRANDDGVEWIFVFSHHPAWSEGWDSPGYRGEILMRMSVVPLMEQYGVDVFFAGHTHDYERGEKNGVVHIITGGGGSALDQQFYDFDHITVYETRYHFIKADIVGKTASFEAMDPDGTVFDTWVMTH
- a CDS encoding DUF2079 domain-containing protein codes for the protein MTTRDVQHGVSRFGRITGYLRNVLFVALVVVLLTGGGRFKGQLAGVKIYLDLANVGGMAAYFFALLLLGAWRPGRDALREEWWYRQTWRYYGTLAHWLKRRPVATALVLGAAFAAVVGTGAVARHLTFGSHAYDLGVMYEPLWKTLHGHFHYSVLAGEVSGFAIHIQPIFFLLLPFLALWESPVTLLIIQTVALALAIVPLTLLARRLLRSEVLQVAVLIAFVSYFPYRHIGLWDYHHVVLAVPLLLAALVALEQERWRWFAAFLGLALFTKETVALPVFCFGIALVMHKRRRVGALVAAAAAVYFVLVVHFVPHWLGVEKLAMDQFDYLGDSTVAILLSPIQRPAVFWGELLNRHTLLYVWQLLGPLGFLPVLAPWMLLPVVPVFAYLALSGGTNKLTIEHHDISLVLPFVYYALILGLARVEAWLAVGEIEAPRWWKSRTAVAVLLVVASLLFYGKSDLYRMRSYRMTPHKKHVRMLIEQFIPPDAGVAANTCIVPHLLNRQKVYLIPRQPPTVQYIFFDTKLPYCRWPMSLEEKKNFPASVNESRFERIYDDRGVIIWRQRRSAMELYQ